In bacterium, the following are encoded in one genomic region:
- a CDS encoding BatA domain-containing protein: MFSFLNAFLLYGLVLASIPILIHLLNRKKARVVPFSSNRFLKALQKKQIKKLRWQQILLLIIRAMIVACLVIAFGRPVWKWSATNGNINAHAKTSVVLILDNSLSASSVNQRGQALERIKNKAMEVISHLQEGDEFVIIDASGLKKASNLNWSSNFSEARARLKNIVIENYSFAIDKALHESVSLLAQAKNPNREIYIISDLQKSDRFNTQIPDYGHIKPHLVVIAIDGKPESDLAILKTETENRFFQKNRPIEMVCTIRNSLSTQSGERILHVYANGKRVGQSVLQVDAKTDNDVRISFPASESGFVSGYAELDDDGFLANNRYYFHYYVPSDIKVLVAGELADKEFIELALKAHDQQAGNIITKSVLFDKLATVDLKKFDVLILVNPGRWDESQTNRVVEFLKEGGGILMIPGTKTDITQFNKQIADRLDVSRLIQMVSLNSENHSFIELQFDAQPHPLIADIFTDRTSLKNIESPKFYRYFNTDSRQGQNILTFGKSGNFLTEYAIYNGHFMLMTSMPVMTWNDLPIRAFFVPLMHRCLYALYGKENDKNQFVVGDAVKVRIQRDANDMVRMRSLTGEQSDYIPSLVVQNNIKIAQIDKLDMAGNYSLVDKNDSRVLTLVSANIPNQESEFATWESDSLKIFSGIANITFLTEKESIEHYILQSRFGIESWKWFIAFAIILMLFELTLGQIHRLQRNTNK; this comes from the coding sequence ATGTTTAGTTTCTTAAATGCTTTTTTATTGTATGGTCTGGTATTGGCATCTATTCCAATATTGATTCATCTGCTCAATCGAAAAAAAGCACGTGTTGTTCCTTTTAGCTCCAATCGTTTTTTAAAAGCACTCCAAAAAAAACAAATTAAAAAGTTACGTTGGCAACAGATATTATTGTTAATTATCAGAGCGATGATCGTAGCGTGCCTCGTTATAGCATTTGGGCGACCGGTGTGGAAGTGGTCCGCAACAAACGGAAACATAAACGCCCATGCTAAAACTTCTGTTGTACTTATACTTGATAATTCACTCAGCGCTTCGTCCGTAAATCAACGCGGACAAGCGCTGGAACGCATAAAAAATAAGGCAATGGAAGTCATTTCGCATCTTCAAGAAGGCGATGAATTTGTTATTATAGATGCGTCAGGATTAAAAAAAGCTTCTAATTTAAATTGGAGTTCTAATTTTTCTGAAGCACGGGCTCGACTTAAAAATATTGTTATCGAAAATTATTCATTTGCTATAGATAAAGCTCTGCACGAATCCGTGAGCCTTTTAGCACAGGCTAAAAACCCCAACCGTGAAATTTATATCATCTCTGATTTGCAAAAATCCGACCGATTTAATACTCAAATTCCAGATTACGGCCATATCAAGCCGCATTTAGTTGTCATCGCTATCGATGGGAAACCGGAATCGGACCTAGCCATATTAAAAACTGAGACCGAAAATCGTTTTTTTCAAAAAAATCGCCCGATCGAAATGGTTTGTACGATACGAAATTCATTGTCAACCCAGTCCGGTGAAAGAATTTTGCACGTCTATGCTAATGGGAAACGAGTAGGCCAGTCCGTTTTACAGGTTGATGCTAAAACTGATAACGATGTGCGCATTTCATTCCCAGCATCCGAATCAGGCTTTGTTTCCGGTTACGCGGAGTTAGATGATGATGGTTTTTTAGCAAATAATAGATATTATTTTCATTATTATGTTCCATCAGATATCAAAGTTCTTGTGGCCGGTGAACTCGCAGACAAAGAATTTATAGAGCTTGCGCTTAAAGCGCATGACCAACAAGCGGGTAACATCATTACCAAATCAGTTTTGTTTGACAAACTTGCAACCGTTGACCTGAAAAAATTTGATGTTCTGATTCTTGTAAACCCTGGCCGTTGGGACGAATCTCAGACTAACCGAGTCGTAGAATTCTTGAAAGAGGGTGGCGGAATTCTCATGATTCCGGGTACTAAAACGGATATCACCCAATTTAATAAACAAATCGCGGATAGACTAGATGTATCGCGTTTGATTCAGATGGTTTCGCTCAATAGCGAAAACCATTCGTTTATTGAACTTCAATTTGATGCTCAGCCGCATCCTTTGATTGCAGATATTTTTACGGACCGCACTTCTTTGAAGAATATTGAGTCCCCAAAATTTTATCGTTACTTTAATACAGATTCCCGCCAAGGTCAAAACATCCTAACGTTTGGAAAAAGCGGTAATTTTTTAACCGAATATGCTATTTACAACGGTCATTTTATGCTTATGACATCAATGCCAGTTATGACTTGGAATGATCTGCCCATTCGTGCGTTTTTCGTACCACTTATGCACCGTTGTTTATATGCCTTGTATGGTAAGGAAAATGATAAAAATCAATTCGTTGTCGGCGACGCTGTCAAAGTTCGTATTCAAAGAGATGCGAATGATATGGTCCGTATGCGCAGTCTTACTGGTGAACAGAGTGACTACATCCCATCTTTAGTAGTCCAAAATAACATCAAAATAGCTCAAATTGATAAACTCGATATGGCGGGTAATTATTCTCTAGTGGATAAAAATGATTCTCGAGTGCTTACGTTGGTAAGTGCCAATATCCCAAACCAAGAAAGTGAATTTGCGACATGGGAATCGGACTCTCTTAAAATAT